Proteins from one Legionella taurinensis genomic window:
- a CDS encoding amino acid permease, which translates to MEQKRILGLPASTSLVIGNMVGSGIFLLPTAMAAIGSIGLFGWIITALGSILLAIIFGKLSQRLPLVGGLYAYCRHELGDFAGYQVSVAYLLGNIIGDAATVVALLAYLTVFWPALTTNHLLAFSVGSVIIWLVAFINIIGVKEVKIVQMVTTLIKLIPILLVSFVGLFHIKAENLAFFNVSGQSNLAALANAAMLTFFAFGGLESATVPAENVKNPEVTIYRATVLGTAITALIYLLSTVALMGMFSPASLVNNPAPFAAAGRLIFGDLTNLIFAMAAIIACLCTIIGFLFITSQAAMATARDGLLPSFLTRLSRFNTPHWAISLSALIMTVLLGMNYSSLLTAQFTLLVTLSNLCILVPYLYTTVAAMIAFRQFKSPTHRHRTVNLMVISVLACIYVLFALLGSGQDVIFYGIGLLFCLTPFYALMAIHRDKRINKQPI; encoded by the coding sequence ATGGAACAAAAGCGAATCCTGGGATTGCCTGCCAGTACCTCTCTTGTGATTGGTAACATGGTGGGTTCCGGTATTTTCCTGTTGCCGACTGCCATGGCAGCCATTGGCAGCATCGGTCTCTTTGGTTGGATCATCACTGCGCTGGGTTCCATTTTACTGGCAATTATTTTCGGTAAGCTGAGCCAGCGTCTGCCGCTGGTCGGTGGGCTTTATGCTTACTGCCGCCATGAACTGGGCGATTTCGCCGGGTACCAGGTCAGCGTGGCTTATCTGCTTGGCAATATCATTGGTGACGCCGCGACAGTGGTGGCTTTGCTGGCCTATTTGACTGTTTTCTGGCCAGCCCTGACTACGAATCATCTGCTGGCCTTTTCAGTCGGCAGCGTTATTATCTGGCTGGTTGCTTTCATTAATATTATCGGCGTCAAGGAAGTCAAAATAGTTCAGATGGTTACCACTCTAATTAAATTGATTCCAATCCTTCTCGTGTCTTTCGTCGGTTTATTCCATATTAAAGCTGAGAATCTCGCATTTTTTAATGTATCGGGACAATCCAATCTCGCGGCCCTCGCCAATGCCGCGATGTTAACTTTTTTCGCATTCGGAGGTTTGGAATCAGCCACTGTACCGGCAGAAAATGTCAAAAATCCCGAAGTAACCATTTATCGGGCCACCGTACTGGGCACCGCTATCACCGCGTTGATTTATTTATTGAGCACCGTAGCCCTGATGGGAATGTTCTCACCCGCGTCCCTGGTGAACAACCCCGCCCCGTTTGCTGCGGCTGGGCGTCTGATTTTTGGCGATCTGACTAACTTGATTTTTGCCATGGCTGCCATCATCGCCTGCCTTTGCACAATCATTGGCTTTCTCTTTATCACCAGTCAGGCGGCCATGGCCACCGCCAGAGATGGCCTGCTGCCTTCGTTTTTAACGCGATTATCCCGGTTTAACACCCCTCATTGGGCCATAAGTCTTTCTGCTTTAATCATGACAGTGTTATTGGGAATGAATTACTCAAGCTTGCTGACAGCCCAGTTTACCCTGCTGGTGACCTTATCGAATTTATGTATTTTAGTTCCTTATCTTTATACGACCGTGGCCGCCATGATCGCGTTTAGACAATTTAAATCCCCCACTCATCGCCATCGTACCGTCAATTTGATGGTTATCAGCGTGCTGGCCTGTATTTATGTTCTGTTTGCTCTTTTAGGCTCAGGACAGGACGTTATTTTTTATGGTATTGGGTTATTGTTCTGCCTGACTCCCTTCTACGCTTTAATGGCCATACACCGCGACAAACGTATTAATAAACAACCAATATGA
- a CDS encoding SEL1-like repeat protein gives MRKVLLAALLAVNTAFADDIIGFSAYENGDYSTAYPHLVQSAGEGNDEAMYLLGRMYQYGYGVNQDDQKAGEWYRKAAEKNNALAQLSLGYLYDTGRGFNRDYAEAFKWYMKAAEQGNSIAQRNVGLMYATGDGVKADESNAFIWFKKSSEQGYSKAQVNLAYQYLMGLGTKKDVEKAMYWYDKAAQQGDAKGEYSLGLLYTGKYDVTPNQNAATYWFARAANQGHRNAQAYLAFQYLNGLGVEANPKKAAYWYEASAEQGHPQAQAELGQLLLTGVGVDKDYQQAAYWFGKAANQGNSFAQGKLGYMYLAGLGVNQDDVKAYAWLKLAANNKNEQAAKELARLEPKLSAEQKASAEKIYGELKSKKPVYEGEEPE, from the coding sequence ATGAGGAAAGTCCTTCTTGCAGCCCTTCTCGCCGTCAACACCGCTTTTGCTGATGACATTATTGGTTTTTCTGCTTACGAAAATGGTGATTACAGTACCGCTTATCCTCATTTGGTTCAATCAGCGGGAGAGGGAAATGATGAAGCCATGTATCTCCTCGGACGCATGTATCAATACGGCTATGGTGTTAATCAGGATGATCAAAAAGCGGGTGAATGGTATCGAAAAGCAGCTGAAAAAAACAATGCACTGGCGCAGTTAAGTCTCGGTTATCTGTATGATACCGGGCGGGGTTTTAACCGGGATTATGCGGAAGCTTTTAAGTGGTACATGAAGGCTGCCGAGCAGGGAAACTCCATTGCTCAACGCAATGTCGGCCTGATGTATGCAACCGGTGATGGTGTCAAAGCGGATGAAAGCAACGCGTTCATCTGGTTTAAAAAATCATCTGAGCAGGGCTATTCCAAAGCGCAAGTGAACCTTGCTTACCAGTACCTCATGGGACTTGGCACTAAGAAGGACGTGGAAAAGGCCATGTATTGGTATGACAAAGCCGCTCAGCAGGGCGATGCCAAAGGGGAATACAGCCTGGGTTTGCTCTACACCGGTAAATACGATGTGACGCCCAATCAGAATGCAGCGACTTACTGGTTTGCCAGAGCCGCCAACCAGGGGCACCGCAATGCGCAGGCTTACCTGGCATTTCAATATTTAAATGGGTTGGGTGTGGAAGCCAATCCGAAAAAAGCCGCTTACTGGTATGAAGCCTCAGCGGAACAGGGTCATCCTCAGGCACAGGCTGAGCTTGGCCAGTTACTGCTCACCGGGGTGGGCGTGGATAAAGATTATCAACAAGCCGCCTACTGGTTTGGCAAAGCCGCCAACCAGGGTAATTCGTTTGCTCAAGGGAAACTGGGGTACATGTACTTAGCCGGTCTGGGTGTCAATCAGGATGATGTCAAAGCCTATGCGTGGTTAAAATTGGCGGCCAATAACAAAAATGAGCAGGCGGCTAAAGAATTGGCTCGTCTTGAACCCAAATTAAGCGCAGAACAAAAAGCATCGGCAGAAAAAATTTACGGTGAATTAAAGAGTAAAAAGCCCGTGTATGAAGGGGAAGAGCCTGAATAA
- the gspK gene encoding type II secretion system minor pseudopilin GspK, protein MLRPKQAGSALISALFIMTLVAIAATAMSTRLQLDIYRTRLTLLSDQLYLASQSVTFWAMSELRDSKNTFTRNTAAGALRAFPDKQKAIYPPFTITGELYDLQSRFNLNNLSSKNYSLLFLKLLEKPDLKLSAGQRKQLLDATMQWITDYKPGRGNDEYLAYYTRQKPAYLPGYQPFESPSEFRLVRGVSANLYQGLADFISALPEPVPINLNTAPQLLLKGLGNGLTNAQVQQLLDARGETGIKNMNKIGPLLQKLGIRSEHVTLESQYFMSVARVTHEDLSLINYAILKRSKNNQGKITVSLIKESLNTL, encoded by the coding sequence TATGACCCTGGTGGCGATTGCTGCAACCGCCATGAGTACTCGCCTGCAGCTGGATATTTACCGAACACGGTTAACTTTGCTTTCCGATCAACTTTATCTAGCCTCCCAATCCGTCACATTCTGGGCCATGAGCGAACTTCGGGATAGTAAAAACACCTTTACGCGAAACACTGCGGCTGGTGCGTTACGCGCTTTCCCGGACAAACAGAAGGCGATTTACCCCCCCTTTACCATCACTGGCGAGCTTTATGATTTGCAAAGCCGCTTTAATCTGAATAATTTAAGCAGTAAAAATTATTCTCTCCTGTTTTTAAAACTACTGGAAAAGCCCGATTTAAAATTGAGCGCCGGGCAGCGAAAACAATTGCTGGATGCGACCATGCAATGGATAACGGATTACAAACCTGGGCGCGGTAACGACGAATACCTCGCCTATTACACCCGCCAAAAACCAGCTTACCTCCCAGGTTATCAACCCTTTGAGAGTCCCAGCGAATTTCGTCTGGTGCGCGGCGTAAGCGCCAACCTGTATCAGGGGTTGGCTGATTTCATCTCGGCGTTGCCTGAACCTGTGCCGATTAATCTCAATACCGCCCCGCAATTGCTGCTTAAAGGGTTGGGTAACGGGCTGACTAACGCACAGGTTCAACAATTGCTGGACGCACGCGGCGAAACGGGCATAAAAAACATGAATAAAATAGGCCCTTTGCTGCAAAAATTAGGCATACGCAGTGAACATGTCACGTTGGAAAGTCAATACTTCATGAGTGTTGCCCGGGTAACCCATGAGGATTTAAGTCTCATCAATTATGCCATTTTAAAGCGCAGCAAAAACAATCAGGGGAAAATAACCGTGTCGTTAATTAAAGAGAGCCTGAACACGTTATAG
- a CDS encoding GNAT family N-acetyltransferase — protein sequence MTYPLIRKATPHDYEAIWSIWMQDHVIQWMSFTKQGKEEFKAHYERMSQASDIYVLVDTVEGKEKVMAVRRIKFGQGPHRHTAEYCSMGVDKDSQGKGYAKLFYAEFLNIVKEKGCIKRIQLTQSGGNFNAFHLADKTFSQEAIFPDWLARKTNGGHFYLIERYVYQLIDENLAKQAPGIPSLQFDEQPPLLQGKDLYPVSIQRNQNQFTACVDNAPVLTVDFDPDDSVIRHIGFLSIQLPTSNDEAAAAAALRSILAALLQEGRVKKLELFTESPAVAKLCQAAGFYVRGEKIASYFDEQSQTYKNELGLEYSFMRIDDARDLIVARIADPVKRNDIDKMLLGCQSLIQELAKKEGYDALGVCYLENMVYQAVRDGLEAQKLISLTDRRWLPLVSKMPVAFKEELFALVKAMQPSSLTFFQPAPVISTTVTATAPINSME from the coding sequence ATGACCTACCCCTTAATTCGCAAAGCCACTCCTCACGATTACGAAGCCATTTGGTCGATTTGGATGCAGGATCATGTTATCCAATGGATGTCGTTTACAAAACAGGGCAAGGAAGAATTTAAGGCCCATTACGAACGGATGTCGCAAGCCAGCGACATTTATGTTCTGGTGGATACCGTCGAAGGCAAAGAAAAAGTAATGGCCGTAAGGCGCATTAAATTCGGCCAGGGTCCTCATCGTCATACAGCCGAATACTGCTCCATGGGCGTTGATAAAGACTCACAGGGCAAAGGGTACGCCAAACTTTTTTATGCTGAATTCTTAAACATTGTCAAGGAAAAAGGCTGTATTAAACGCATTCAGCTAACTCAAAGCGGCGGCAATTTCAATGCCTTCCATCTGGCGGATAAAACCTTTTCTCAGGAAGCGATTTTCCCGGACTGGCTCGCGCGGAAGACTAATGGCGGGCATTTCTACTTAATCGAGCGCTACGTTTATCAACTCATCGATGAAAATCTGGCAAAACAGGCCCCAGGAATACCCAGCTTGCAATTTGACGAGCAGCCCCCGCTTTTGCAGGGCAAGGACCTGTACCCGGTGAGCATTCAACGAAACCAGAATCAATTCACTGCCTGTGTTGACAATGCACCTGTTCTGACAGTCGATTTTGATCCGGATGACTCCGTCATTCGGCACATTGGCTTTTTAAGCATTCAGTTACCCACATCGAACGATGAAGCAGCTGCAGCCGCTGCTTTACGCTCCATTCTCGCCGCACTCCTTCAGGAAGGACGGGTCAAAAAGCTGGAATTATTCACCGAGTCGCCTGCCGTTGCCAAATTATGCCAGGCCGCCGGCTTTTATGTTCGCGGGGAAAAAATAGCGTCTTATTTTGACGAGCAGAGCCAAACCTACAAAAATGAATTGGGTCTTGAGTACAGTTTTATGAGGATTGACGACGCCCGAGATTTAATCGTTGCCAGAATCGCTGATCCGGTCAAACGAAATGACATCGATAAAATGCTCCTCGGCTGCCAATCCCTCATTCAGGAGTTAGCCAAGAAAGAAGGCTATGACGCATTGGGTGTTTGCTACCTGGAAAACATGGTTTATCAGGCGGTCCGCGATGGCCTGGAAGCTCAGAAGTTGATTTCCCTGACTGACAGACGCTGGCTTCCTTTGGTCAGTAAAATGCCAGTTGCATTTAAAGAGGAACTGTTTGCCCTGGTCAAGGCCATGCAACCGTCCTCTCTCACGTTTTTTCAACCCGCTCCGGTGATTTCGACAACCGTAACCGCAACGGCCCCTATTAATTCCATGGAATAA
- a CDS encoding putative quinol monooxygenase encodes MKSWMVLFCSVMVSHGIWAEATIPPGNSLKEATYISLESRGAQEKNLTLLLKAGAQRVKSTEPDTEIWFALTREGNQFALFNAFTDATGRAAHLNGQVITALKQNSDRLIEGGWENGVIKNIQNSTILVSNNDQRDRLDQAQLASYLTFKAIPGKEKELDTLLQKVVALINRVEPNTLFWVALKNEDDSYALFAVFSDMDALNAHFSGVAVTTIQQNSAQFIQDGWTHGVMKNIKNYDVIASR; translated from the coding sequence ATGAAATCATGGATGGTGCTTTTTTGCAGTGTAATGGTGAGCCATGGGATTTGGGCTGAGGCCACTATCCCGCCAGGAAACAGTCTGAAAGAGGCGACATACATTAGTCTTGAGAGTCGTGGAGCCCAGGAAAAAAATCTGACGCTGCTGCTCAAAGCTGGCGCTCAGCGAGTGAAAAGTACCGAACCCGATACTGAAATCTGGTTTGCTCTGACGCGTGAGGGAAATCAATTCGCGCTGTTTAACGCATTCACTGACGCGACGGGACGGGCAGCTCATTTGAATGGACAGGTCATTACCGCGTTGAAGCAGAACTCTGATCGTCTGATTGAAGGCGGCTGGGAAAACGGCGTGATTAAAAACATTCAGAATTCAACCATTCTGGTCAGCAACAATGACCAGAGGGATCGTCTGGATCAAGCGCAATTGGCCAGTTACCTTACGTTCAAAGCCATCCCAGGCAAGGAGAAAGAATTAGACACACTGTTGCAGAAAGTGGTGGCCTTAATTAATCGTGTCGAACCCAATACTCTTTTTTGGGTTGCTTTAAAAAATGAAGATGACAGCTATGCCCTGTTTGCTGTTTTTTCTGACATGGATGCCTTAAACGCTCATTTTTCCGGGGTTGCGGTGACGACCATTCAGCAGAATTCGGCCCAATTCATTCAGGACGGTTGGACGCATGGGGTTATGAAAAACATTAAAAATTATGACGTGATCGCCAGCCGTTAA